The Pirellulales bacterium genome includes a window with the following:
- a CDS encoding sugar kinase: MSLLVVGSIALDSVETPTAVREDVLGGSAVFFSYAASYFSPVRLVGVVGEDWPAEHTKLLADRGIDTSGLQVVRGAQTFRWRGKYLPNMNDRETLEVHLNVFGEFDPVLPDAYKRCEFLFLANGSPTLQMKVLDQLPGARLRVADTMDLWIKTQHDELMQLLKRIDGLVMNDSEAKLLTEDENLVRAGHKIRELGPKFVVIKKGEHGAMFFSEHETYVMPGYPTPDVIDPTGAGDSFAGGMMGYLAERGDFEPKTLKEALAYGTIVASFNVEDFSLDRMRRIEREDLERRMADYRHMLSF; encoded by the coding sequence ATGTCGCTTTTGGTCGTCGGTTCGATCGCGCTCGATAGCGTGGAAACTCCCACCGCGGTGCGCGAGGATGTGCTGGGGGGCTCGGCCGTCTTCTTCTCGTACGCCGCCAGCTATTTCTCGCCGGTGCGGCTCGTGGGGGTCGTCGGCGAAGACTGGCCCGCCGAGCACACGAAGCTGCTGGCGGATCGTGGCATCGACACCTCGGGCCTGCAGGTGGTTCGCGGGGCCCAGACGTTCCGTTGGCGCGGCAAGTACCTGCCGAACATGAACGACCGCGAGACGCTCGAGGTCCATCTGAACGTCTTCGGCGAGTTCGATCCCGTGCTCCCCGACGCGTACAAGCGTTGCGAGTTCCTCTTTCTGGCCAATGGTTCGCCCACGCTGCAGATGAAGGTGCTCGACCAGTTACCCGGCGCCCGCTTGCGCGTGGCCGATACCATGGATCTGTGGATCAAGACGCAGCACGACGAGCTGATGCAGTTGCTGAAGCGCATCGATGGCCTGGTGATGAACGACTCCGAGGCCAAGCTGTTGACCGAGGATGAAAACCTCGTCCGTGCCGGCCACAAGATTCGCGAGCTGGGTCCCAAGTTCGTCGTGATCAAAAAGGGGGAGCATGGCGCCATGTTCTTCAGCGAGCACGAGACCTACGTCATGCCCGGTTATCCCACGCCCGACGTCATCGACCCGACGGGAGCGGGCGATAGTTTCGCGGGGGGCATGATGGGCTACCTCGCCGAGCGCGGCGACTTCGAGCCCAAGACCCTCAAGGAAGCGCTCGCCTACGGCACGATCGTGGCCAGCTTCAACGTCGAGGACTTCAGCCTCGACCGCATGCGCCGCATCGAGCGCGAGGATCTCGAACGTCGCATGGCCGACTACCGGCACATGCTCAGCTTCTGA
- the thpR gene encoding RNA 2',3'-cyclic phosphodiesterase, giving the protein MQHFIRTFVATEISLDVRARATTLIKKLRPTPARVRWVDPENLHLTLKFLDNVETERIPQVCREISQATRGLPEFEFRSFGVGAFPDAERPRTVWIGVREGSEELIALHDAIEGVLEKLGFRAERRRFRPHLTIGRVRGSEGIDDLAARMAEFAEYDCGSTIAEDAVVFASKLDADGPLYEVLGRCELRSDR; this is encoded by the coding sequence ATGCAGCACTTCATTCGTACGTTCGTCGCGACCGAGATTTCGCTCGATGTGCGCGCCCGGGCCACCACGCTCATCAAGAAGCTGCGTCCGACCCCCGCGCGCGTGCGGTGGGTCGATCCCGAGAACCTGCACCTGACGCTCAAGTTTCTCGACAACGTCGAGACGGAGCGCATTCCACAGGTTTGCCGCGAGATCTCCCAGGCGACGCGCGGTCTTCCGGAGTTCGAGTTTCGCTCGTTCGGTGTGGGGGCGTTTCCCGATGCGGAGCGTCCGCGCACCGTCTGGATCGGCGTGCGCGAAGGGAGCGAGGAGTTGATCGCCCTGCACGACGCGATCGAGGGGGTGCTCGAGAAGCTGGGCTTTCGCGCCGAGCGGCGGCGCTTTCGGCCCCATCTGACGATCGGACGCGTGCGCGGCAGCGAGGGAATCGACGATTTGGCGGCCCGGATGGCCGAGTTCGCCGAGTACGACTGCGGCTCGACCATCGCCGAGGATGCGGTGGTGTTTGCCAGCAAGCTCGACGCGGATGGTCCGTTGTACGAGGTGCTGGGCCGGTGCGAATTGCGCAGCGACCGCTAG
- the recA gene encoding recombinase RecA, whose amino-acid sequence MPKKETKSSRVAAEKSPIQAALNDNPQLKNTLAQIEKQFGEGSIMPLGNDQSPSVAGISTGSLSLDMALGGHGVPKGRVIEIFGPESSGKTTLALHVVAAAQREGGIAAFIDAEHALDPSWAKKLGVELETLLVSQPSHGEEAMHITEMLIKSNAVDVIVIDSVAALVPQKELEGEIGDSHVGLQARLMSQSLRKLTGVINKSKTCVIFINQIREKIGVMFGSPETTPGGRALKFYASCRIDVRRIGQLKDGETVVGQRVRAKVVKNKVAPPFRVAEFDMMHKDGISMAGDVLDLALARKMVIRSGAWFRYGEVQLGQGRERTRDYLLQNPDFMAELQTKILADGGYEKNGLAGEGGSADESDDTDVE is encoded by the coding sequence ATGCCGAAGAAGGAAACCAAGTCGTCGCGCGTGGCTGCTGAAAAGAGCCCCATTCAGGCGGCGTTGAACGACAATCCTCAGCTCAAGAACACGCTGGCCCAGATCGAGAAGCAGTTCGGCGAAGGCTCGATCATGCCGCTCGGGAACGATCAGTCCCCTTCGGTGGCGGGCATCTCGACCGGGAGTCTGTCGCTCGACATGGCCCTGGGGGGACACGGCGTTCCCAAGGGGCGTGTGATCGAGATTTTCGGCCCGGAGTCGAGCGGCAAGACGACCCTGGCCTTGCACGTGGTGGCGGCTGCCCAACGCGAGGGGGGCATTGCCGCCTTCATCGACGCGGAGCATGCTCTCGACCCCAGTTGGGCCAAGAAGCTCGGCGTGGAGCTCGAAACGCTGCTCGTCAGCCAGCCGAGCCACGGCGAAGAGGCGATGCACATCACCGAGATGCTCATCAAGTCGAACGCGGTCGACGTGATCGTGATCGACTCGGTGGCCGCCCTGGTGCCGCAGAAGGAGCTCGAAGGCGAGATCGGCGATTCGCACGTCGGCCTGCAGGCCCGGCTCATGAGCCAGTCGTTGCGCAAGCTGACCGGCGTCATCAACAAAAGCAAGACCTGCGTCATCTTCATCAACCAGATTCGCGAAAAGATCGGCGTCATGTTCGGCAGCCCCGAAACCACGCCCGGAGGCCGGGCGCTGAAGTTCTATGCCTCATGCCGCATCGACGTCCGCCGCATCGGCCAGCTCAAAGATGGCGAGACGGTGGTCGGCCAGCGCGTGCGGGCCAAGGTGGTCAAGAACAAGGTTGCCCCGCCGTTCCGTGTCGCCGAATTCGATATGATGCACAAGGACGGGATCAGCATGGCCGGCGACGTGCTCGACCTGGCCCTGGCCCGTAAAATGGTGATCCGCTCGGGCGCCTGGTTCCGCTACGGCGAGGTACAATTGGGCCAGGGACGCGAACGCACGCGCGACTACCTGTTGCAGAATCCCGATTTCATGGCCGAGTTGCAGACGAAGATCCTGGCTGACGGCGGCTATGAAAAGAACGGACTTGCCGGCGAAGGTGGCAGTGCGGACGAGTCGGACGACACCGACGTAGAATAA
- a CDS encoding trypsin-like peptidase domain-containing protein, translating to MPECLSNLGGRAGRWVCVLAVLFATGPIGSLVAHAQEPSGAAVAAALEQAIADAIERAEPAVVSIARYRRDEALELSLEPRPPSNDVIPNEFGTGVIVDARGLVLTNYHVLGEDSDYRITTVDGRTYDATIKGADPRSDLAVLELADVDSNETFTPIPLGDASKLRKGQFVIALGNPYAIARDGKASASWGIVANLARKASPPLYNEDPAAVKQTIHQFGTLIQTDAKLNLGTSGGPLLNLQGEMIGLITSEAAISGFEQAAGYAIPVDETFRWVVDKLKEGREAEYGFLGVQPANLSPELRLRGTLLNSVVAGTPAYRAGLRTDDVVVAVNGEPIDGVDQLMLYVGRLPAASTVRLTVERSGGRKEILAELAKFRVAGKKVITQPAPIWRGARVDYVTAVMDLRNPRAFLPESGIVVTEVETGSPAWEAGLRSDMLLTHVESTSVASPREFHAAVDGREGEMVTLRVWNSPSDQSTFKVAAP from the coding sequence ATGCCGGAGTGTTTGTCGAATCTCGGCGGGCGCGCGGGCCGATGGGTCTGCGTGCTCGCCGTTTTGTTTGCTACCGGCCCGATCGGCTCGCTCGTGGCCCACGCCCAAGAGCCCAGTGGCGCCGCGGTGGCGGCGGCGCTCGAGCAAGCGATTGCCGACGCCATCGAGCGGGCCGAGCCTGCGGTGGTGAGCATCGCCCGCTATCGTCGCGACGAGGCGCTCGAGCTGTCGCTCGAGCCGCGGCCTCCCAGCAACGATGTGATTCCCAACGAGTTCGGCACCGGCGTGATCGTCGATGCGCGCGGGCTCGTGCTGACGAACTATCACGTGCTGGGCGAGGATTCCGACTATCGCATCACCACGGTCGATGGCCGCACGTACGACGCGACGATCAAGGGGGCCGACCCACGTAGCGATCTGGCCGTGCTCGAGTTGGCCGACGTCGACAGCAACGAGACCTTCACCCCGATTCCGCTGGGCGACGCCTCGAAGTTGCGAAAGGGGCAATTCGTCATTGCGCTCGGGAATCCCTACGCCATCGCGCGCGATGGCAAGGCGAGCGCGAGCTGGGGTATCGTGGCCAACCTGGCCCGCAAGGCCTCGCCCCCCCTCTACAACGAGGATCCCGCCGCGGTGAAGCAGACGATTCACCAGTTCGGCACGTTGATCCAAACCGACGCCAAATTGAACCTGGGCACCAGCGGCGGACCGTTGCTGAACTTGCAGGGCGAAATGATCGGCCTCATCACGTCCGAGGCCGCCATCTCGGGCTTCGAGCAGGCCGCCGGGTACGCGATTCCCGTCGACGAGACGTTCCGCTGGGTCGTCGATAAGCTGAAAGAGGGTCGCGAGGCGGAATATGGATTCCTCGGCGTGCAGCCGGCGAATCTATCCCCCGAGTTGCGCCTGCGCGGCACGCTCTTGAACAGCGTGGTGGCCGGCACGCCCGCCTATCGGGCGGGCCTACGGACCGATGACGTGGTCGTGGCGGTCAATGGTGAGCCGATCGACGGGGTGGACCAGTTGATGCTTTACGTGGGGCGCTTGCCCGCCGCGTCGACCGTACGTCTCACGGTGGAAAGGTCCGGCGGCCGCAAGGAGATCCTGGCCGAGCTGGCCAAGTTTCGCGTCGCCGGCAAGAAGGTCATCACGCAGCCGGCGCCGATCTGGCGAGGCGCCCGGGTCGATTACGTCACGGCTGTGATGGATCTACGCAATCCGCGCGCGTTTCTGCCCGAGTCGGGCATCGTCGTCACCGAGGTGGAGACCGGTAGCCCCGCCTGGGAGGCCGGCCTTCGCTCCGACATGCTGCTGACGCACGTCGAAAGCACGTCGGTCGCCAGCCCGCGCGAGTTCCACGCCGCGGTCGACGGGCGCGAGGGTGAGATGGTGACGCTACGCGTCTGGAATTCGCCCAGCGATCAGTCGACCTTCAAGGTGGCGGCGCCGTAG
- the alaS gene encoding alanine--tRNA ligase, which produces MKTDELRESYLSFFESKGCVRRPSDVLVPRWDPSVLFTPAGMNQFKDHFLGKCKLEFTRATTCQKCLRTGDIDNVGRTAYHHTFFEMLGNFSFGDYFKREAINWAWEYLTDKRWLGIPADKLTVSVYLDDDEAAEIWARDIKLPPDRIERMGEHDNFWPAGAPTHGPDGVCGPCSEIFYHTEKGSVEIWNLVFTQFNRVGNPPDNLRPLPSKNIDTGMGLERCASVLQGVETNFHIDILQPLVLAAAEACGVKYEPASETGRRLRRIADHVRACTFAVHENVYPGPNKEKYVVKRLLRRAVLDGHQMGVHEPFLGKLVPTVAELMRRPYPELSETTTRVVQVIAKEEENFLATIDGGLSRIKAIFGEMKRENRTLVAGNEAADMYTTYGFPPELFETLAAEHNLTFDWEGFRREMEQHGLESGGGQKIELFKSSPLDALKRTSAGTEFLGYETSEATGKIIGLIAQDELCDSIEEIGHERPLVVVLDRTPFYGESGGQVGDVGTLAGDGFAFEVIDTQREGGFVLHLGHLRSGTLRLGDTVEARVDTDRRSGIRRAHSATHILHYALQKHLGGHAQQQGSKVDRDWLRFDFTHPKSVSAEELASIEDDVNERIVSAASITWANMPMAEARQQGAMMLFGEKYPDIVRMVSMGDFSKELCGGTHLDNTAQVGLFKIVGEESVAAGTRRITALTGAGALSHIRQHEALLHEAAGALKVPVTELPQRVEAMAKELRTLRKQASAGPKGGISIDSLLQEAIDQAGVRIVTAEVPGANANVLREQIDQLRRKASPIAVMLGTREEGKVLLVAGISRELEQKGASAVEWVRDAAQIIGGSGGGKADMAQAGGKHPDKLPEALAEALASAKKRF; this is translated from the coding sequence ATGAAAACCGACGAACTGCGCGAAAGCTACCTCTCTTTCTTCGAATCCAAAGGCTGCGTCCGCCGTCCCAGCGACGTGCTGGTGCCACGCTGGGATCCCTCGGTGCTGTTCACGCCCGCCGGCATGAATCAGTTCAAGGATCACTTCCTGGGCAAGTGCAAGCTCGAGTTCACCCGGGCCACCACCTGCCAGAAATGCCTCCGCACGGGCGACATCGACAACGTGGGGCGCACCGCCTACCACCACACGTTCTTCGAGATGCTCGGCAACTTCAGCTTCGGCGACTATTTCAAGCGCGAAGCGATCAACTGGGCCTGGGAGTATCTCACCGATAAACGCTGGCTGGGCATTCCGGCCGACAAGCTCACCGTGTCGGTCTATCTCGACGACGACGAAGCCGCCGAGATCTGGGCGCGCGATATCAAGCTCCCCCCGGACCGCATCGAGCGGATGGGAGAGCACGACAATTTCTGGCCGGCTGGCGCCCCGACGCACGGCCCCGACGGCGTCTGCGGCCCCTGCAGCGAGATCTTCTACCACACCGAGAAAGGCTCGGTGGAGATCTGGAATCTGGTCTTCACGCAGTTCAATCGCGTGGGTAATCCGCCCGACAATCTGCGGCCCCTCCCCAGCAAGAACATCGACACCGGCATGGGGCTCGAGCGTTGTGCCTCGGTGCTGCAGGGGGTCGAGACGAACTTCCACATCGACATTCTCCAGCCGCTCGTGCTGGCGGCCGCCGAGGCCTGCGGCGTGAAGTACGAACCCGCCAGCGAGACTGGCCGCCGGCTGCGCCGCATCGCCGATCACGTGCGGGCCTGCACGTTCGCGGTCCACGAGAACGTCTATCCCGGGCCGAACAAAGAGAAGTACGTCGTCAAACGCTTGCTGCGGCGGGCGGTGCTCGACGGGCACCAGATGGGCGTTCACGAACCGTTCCTCGGCAAGCTCGTGCCGACGGTGGCCGAGCTGATGCGCCGCCCTTATCCCGAGCTGAGCGAGACGACCACACGCGTCGTCCAGGTGATTGCCAAGGAAGAAGAGAACTTCCTGGCCACGATCGATGGCGGCCTGAGTCGCATCAAGGCGATCTTCGGCGAGATGAAGCGCGAGAACCGCACCCTCGTCGCCGGGAACGAAGCGGCCGACATGTACACCACGTACGGTTTTCCGCCCGAGCTGTTCGAGACCCTCGCCGCCGAGCACAATCTCACCTTCGATTGGGAGGGGTTCCGCCGCGAGATGGAGCAGCACGGACTCGAGTCCGGCGGCGGGCAGAAGATCGAATTGTTCAAGTCGAGCCCACTCGACGCGCTTAAGCGCACTTCGGCCGGCACCGAGTTCCTCGGTTACGAGACGAGCGAGGCCACGGGCAAGATCATCGGGCTCATCGCCCAGGATGAGCTCTGCGACAGCATCGAAGAGATAGGGCACGAGCGTCCGCTCGTCGTCGTGCTCGACCGCACGCCTTTCTATGGTGAAAGTGGCGGCCAGGTGGGTGACGTCGGCACGCTCGCGGGCGACGGCTTCGCCTTTGAAGTCATCGACACACAGCGCGAAGGTGGCTTCGTCCTGCACCTGGGGCATTTGCGTTCCGGCACGCTACGACTGGGCGACACGGTCGAGGCCCGGGTCGACACCGACCGGCGCTCGGGCATCCGCCGCGCCCACTCGGCCACGCACATCCTGCACTATGCCTTGCAGAAGCATCTGGGGGGGCATGCCCAGCAGCAGGGCTCGAAAGTCGATCGCGATTGGCTGCGGTTCGACTTCACGCATCCGAAATCGGTCAGCGCCGAGGAACTGGCCAGCATCGAAGACGACGTGAACGAACGGATCGTGTCGGCCGCGTCCATCACGTGGGCCAACATGCCGATGGCCGAGGCACGCCAGCAAGGCGCGATGATGCTCTTCGGCGAGAAGTATCCCGACATCGTGCGCATGGTGTCGATGGGGGACTTCAGCAAGGAACTGTGCGGTGGGACGCATCTCGACAACACCGCCCAGGTGGGCTTGTTCAAAATCGTCGGCGAAGAGAGCGTGGCGGCCGGCACGCGGCGCATCACGGCGCTGACCGGCGCCGGGGCTCTGTCGCATATCCGTCAGCACGAGGCGCTGTTGCACGAGGCCGCCGGCGCCCTCAAGGTGCCCGTCACCGAGCTGCCGCAACGCGTCGAAGCGATGGCCAAGGAGTTGCGTACCCTGCGCAAGCAGGCCAGCGCTGGTCCGAAGGGAGGCATCTCGATCGATAGCCTGCTGCAAGAGGCCATCGATCAGGCCGGGGTGCGCATCGTCACCGCCGAGGTACCCGGAGCCAATGCGAACGTGTTGCGCGAACAGATCGATCAACTGCGACGCAAAGCGTCGCCGATCGCGGTCATGCTCGGGACGCGCGAAGAGGGCAAGGTGCTGCTGGTGGCCGGCATCAGTCGCGAGCTGGAGCAAAAGGGGGCCAGTGCCGTCGAATGGGTGCGCGATGCCGCGCAAATCATCGGCGGCAGCGGAGGCGGCAAGGCCGACATGGCGCAGGCCGGCGGCAAGCACCCCGACAAGCTCCCCGAGGCCCTGGCCGAAGCCCTCGCCAGCGCCAAGAAACGGTTTTAA
- the rpmF gene encoding 50S ribosomal protein L32 — protein sequence MAVPKRKQSNARSGSRRAHNAIKPKKLQYCPQCSTATPSHVICPNCGHYMGREIVQMEE from the coding sequence ATGGCCGTCCCCAAACGAAAACAGTCGAACGCCCGCTCCGGCAGCCGCCGTGCTCACAACGCGATCAAGCCGAAGAAGTTGCAATACTGCCCGCAGTGCAGCACCGCGACGCCGTCGCACGTGATCTGCCCGAACTGCGGTCACTACATGGGACGTGAAATCGTCCAGATGGAAGAGTAG
- a CDS encoding ketoacyl-ACP synthase III, with amino-acid sequence MTLPSRAAILGTGHYVPERVLSNADLERMVDTSNEWIVERTGIRERRIAAPEETTSTMAAIAARRACEDAGVSPDEIDLILLATVTSDYPTPSSASLVQHAIGASQAGAVDLNAACSGFIYALSIGAGLVSSGMHRRVLVIGSETLSRITDYQDRGTCILFGDGAGAVVLGAATNGAGLIHSRLRSDGEHFELLQMPAGGSKNPPSVELLAARKQYLHVAGRQVFRFATGAFIELIRDALESCQLTHDDIKLVIPHQVNERIIDAAMKRIDIPREKCFINIDRYGNTSSASIPIALDEARRAGCLLPGDLCIMVGFGAGLSWASAVVRM; translated from the coding sequence ATGACGCTTCCGTCTCGTGCGGCCATCCTGGGGACCGGCCACTACGTTCCAGAGCGGGTGTTGTCGAACGCCGATCTCGAGCGGATGGTCGACACCAGCAACGAATGGATCGTCGAGCGGACCGGCATCCGCGAACGCCGCATCGCCGCGCCGGAGGAAACCACCAGCACGATGGCGGCCATCGCCGCGCGCCGGGCCTGCGAGGATGCCGGCGTTTCGCCCGACGAGATCGACCTGATTCTGCTGGCCACCGTCACGTCGGATTACCCGACTCCCTCCTCGGCCTCGCTCGTGCAGCATGCGATCGGGGCCTCGCAGGCGGGGGCCGTCGATCTGAACGCCGCCTGCAGCGGCTTCATCTATGCCCTGTCGATCGGCGCGGGGCTCGTCTCGTCGGGCATGCATCGCCGCGTCCTCGTGATCGGCTCGGAGACCCTCAGCCGCATCACCGACTACCAGGACCGCGGCACCTGCATCCTCTTTGGCGACGGGGCAGGGGCGGTCGTCCTGGGCGCCGCGACGAACGGAGCCGGCTTGATCCACAGCCGCTTGCGCTCCGATGGTGAACATTTCGAGCTGCTGCAGATGCCGGCCGGCGGTTCGAAGAATCCCCCCAGCGTCGAGTTGCTCGCCGCGCGCAAGCAGTATCTGCACGTGGCCGGGCGACAGGTGTTTCGCTTTGCGACGGGGGCCTTCATCGAGCTGATTCGCGATGCCTTGGAATCGTGCCAGCTCACGCACGACGACATCAAGCTGGTGATTCCGCATCAGGTCAATGAACGGATCATCGACGCCGCCATGAAGCGGATCGACATCCCCCGCGAAAAGTGCTTCATCAACATCGACCGCTACGGCAATACGTCGTCGGCGAGCATTCCGATCGCGCTCGACGAGGCGCGGCGCGCCGGGTGCCTGTTGCCAGGCGATTTGTGCATCATGGTGGGCTTCGGGGCGGGGCTTTCCTGGGCTTCCGCGGTCGTCAGAATGTGA
- the fabD gene encoding ACP S-malonyltransferase, protein MNKIAFLFPGQGAQSVGMGRQAYDANPAARDVFHRANEVLGYDLAKLCFEGPAEELDSTVRSQPALFVSSLAAIEVLRQESPDVVLACEMAAGLSLGEYTAMVFAGAMSFEAGLRLVQERGAAMQDAADATPSGMVSILGLERVQVEAVCDQARGEGVLEIANLLCPGNIAISGTNAACEQAAEKAEAAGAMKAVPLAVAGAFHTQIMAPAVERLTAALSAVDLRKPSIPVVSNVDARPHDDPEEIRRLLIRQVVSPVRWEESMRYLLEQGCDQFYEVGPGRVLRGLLKRIDRQVVCHSVTP, encoded by the coding sequence GTGAACAAGATCGCATTTCTCTTTCCCGGCCAGGGCGCGCAATCGGTCGGCATGGGACGCCAGGCCTACGATGCCAATCCCGCGGCTCGAGACGTCTTCCACCGCGCCAACGAGGTGCTGGGCTACGACCTGGCAAAACTCTGCTTCGAAGGCCCGGCCGAAGAACTCGACTCCACCGTCCGCAGCCAGCCGGCACTGTTCGTGTCGAGCCTGGCCGCCATCGAGGTCCTACGGCAAGAATCGCCCGATGTCGTGCTGGCCTGCGAGATGGCCGCGGGCTTGAGCCTCGGCGAGTACACGGCCATGGTCTTCGCCGGCGCGATGAGCTTCGAAGCCGGATTACGCCTGGTGCAAGAACGTGGCGCCGCCATGCAAGACGCCGCCGACGCCACGCCGAGCGGCATGGTCAGCATCCTCGGGCTCGAACGCGTCCAGGTCGAGGCCGTCTGCGATCAGGCGCGGGGCGAGGGCGTGCTCGAAATCGCCAATCTGCTTTGCCCGGGCAACATCGCGATCTCGGGCACCAATGCCGCTTGCGAACAAGCGGCCGAGAAGGCCGAGGCCGCGGGGGCGATGAAGGCGGTCCCCTTGGCCGTGGCCGGGGCGTTTCATACCCAGATCATGGCGCCCGCCGTCGAGCGACTCACGGCGGCCCTTTCGGCCGTCGATTTGCGCAAGCCTTCGATCCCCGTCGTCTCGAATGTCGATGCTCGCCCGCACGACGACCCGGAAGAAATCCGCCGCCTGTTGATTCGCCAGGTGGTCTCGCCCGTGCGGTGGGAAGAATCGATGCGCTACCTGCTCGAACAGGGTTGCGACCAGTTTTACGAAGTCGGGCCAGGGCGCGTGCTGCGGGGCCTGTTGAAACGCATCGACCGCCAGGTCGTCTGCCACAGCGTCACCCCGTAA
- the fabG gene encoding 3-oxoacyl-[acyl-carrier-protein] reductase, protein MGADEAATLRADLSGQTAIVTGASQGIGRAIAVALGRSGARVACAARNVARLEETVAAIQAAGGTAEACECDATDDASVRALVTRVADEWGRLDILVNNAGITRDTLIPRMSDEHWDDVIRTNLRGTFLFTRAAARPMMQKRYGRIINISSVSGLKGNAGQANYSASKAAIIGLTRSVAMELASRGVTVNAVAPGFIETEMTAALGEQTQEEVKKHVPLKRLGSPEDIAAAVLYLASPAAGYVTGQVLVVDGGLTA, encoded by the coding sequence ATGGGTGCTGACGAAGCCGCGACGTTGCGAGCCGATCTGTCGGGACAGACGGCCATCGTCACTGGGGCGTCGCAAGGGATCGGCCGTGCCATCGCCGTCGCGCTGGGGCGCTCGGGCGCGCGTGTCGCCTGTGCCGCGCGCAATGTCGCCAGGCTCGAAGAGACCGTCGCGGCGATTCAAGCCGCCGGGGGCACGGCCGAGGCTTGCGAGTGCGATGCCACCGACGACGCCAGCGTGCGGGCACTCGTCACCCGCGTGGCCGACGAGTGGGGCCGGCTCGACATCCTGGTGAACAACGCGGGCATCACGCGCGATACGCTCATCCCCCGCATGAGCGACGAACATTGGGACGACGTGATCCGCACGAATCTCCGCGGCACGTTTCTCTTCACGCGCGCCGCCGCGCGCCCCATGATGCAAAAGCGTTACGGCCGCATCATCAACATCTCGAGCGTCTCGGGCCTGAAGGGGAACGCCGGACAGGCGAACTATTCGGCCTCGAAGGCGGCCATCATCGGGCTGACGCGCAGCGTGGCCATGGAGCTCGCCTCGCGCGGCGTGACGGTGAACGCCGTGGCGCCGGGCTTCATCGAGACCGAGATGACCGCGGCGCTCGGGGAGCAGACTCAAGAGGAAGTGAAGAAGCACGTGCCGCTCAAGCGGCTCGGCTCCCCCGAGGATATTGCCGCGGCGGTGCTCTACCTGGCGAGCCCCGCGGCCGGCTATGTGACCGGCCAGGTGCTCGTCGTCGATGGCGGCCTGACGGCCTGA
- the acpP gene encoding acyl carrier protein — MGSVKERVIDIVAEQLGVSKDQITPETSFVNDLGADSLDTVELVMELEEEFDINIPDDAAEKIQTVGQAIEYIEKLQS, encoded by the coding sequence GTGGGCTCAGTTAAAGAACGCGTTATCGACATCGTCGCCGAGCAGCTTGGCGTCAGCAAGGATCAGATCACTCCCGAGACCTCGTTCGTCAACGATCTCGGCGCCGATTCGCTCGACACGGTCGAGTTGGTGATGGAACTCGAGGAAGAGTTCGACATCAACATTCCGGACGACGCCGCGGAGAAGATCCAAACGGTCGGCCAGGCGATCGAATATATCGAGAAATTGCAGTCGTAG